One Campylobacter concisus DNA segment encodes these proteins:
- the glyQ gene encoding glycine--tRNA ligase subunit alpha, whose translation MTFSQIILTLQNYWQEQGCVILQPYDMPAGAGTYHQATFLRSLGPKPWATAYVAPSRRPTDGRYGENPNRLGAYYQFQVLIKPSPENIQELYLKSLERLGLNLKNHDIRFVEDNWESPTLGAWGLGWEVWLDGMEVTQFTYFQQVGGIACELISGEITYGLERLAMYLQDVNSVYDIVWDDSNGNIVTYADVHKQGEYEWSKYNFEVANVDMLFNQFENAFGECKRCLEAKISLPAYDYCMLAAHTFNVLDARGAISVTQRQDYILKIRELAKECALTYKESLE comes from the coding sequence ATGACATTTTCACAAATAATACTAACGCTTCAAAACTATTGGCAAGAGCAAGGCTGCGTCATACTTCAGCCATACGACATGCCAGCAGGTGCGGGCACATATCACCAAGCGACATTTTTAAGAAGCCTTGGACCAAAGCCATGGGCGACCGCATACGTAGCTCCAAGTCGCCGTCCGACTGATGGTAGATACGGCGAAAACCCAAACCGCCTTGGCGCTTACTATCAGTTTCAAGTGCTCATAAAACCAAGTCCAGAAAATATCCAGGAGCTTTATCTAAAAAGCCTTGAAAGACTTGGTTTAAATTTGAAAAATCACGACATCCGCTTTGTCGAAGACAACTGGGAGAGCCCGACGCTGGGCGCTTGGGGGCTTGGTTGGGAGGTCTGGCTAGATGGCATGGAAGTGACGCAATTTACCTATTTTCAACAAGTTGGCGGCATCGCATGCGAGCTCATATCTGGCGAGATAACATACGGCCTTGAGCGCTTAGCGATGTACTTGCAGGACGTAAATAGCGTCTACGACATCGTTTGGGACGACTCTAATGGCAACATCGTAACCTACGCCGACGTGCACAAACAAGGCGAGTACGAGTGGAGCAAATATAACTTTGAAGTGGCAAACGTTGATATGCTTTTTAACCAGTTTGAAAACGCATTTGGCGAGTGCAAACGCTGCTTGGAGGCCAAAATTTCACTGCCAGCGTATGATTACTGCATGCTTGCAGCTCATACGTTTAACGTCCTTGACGCGCGCGGAGCGATCAGCGTGACGCAAAGACAAGACTACATCTTGAAAATTCGCGAGCTTGCAAAAGAGTGCGCGCTAACATATAAAGAGAGCTTAGAGTAA
- a CDS encoding Nif3-like dinuclear metal center hexameric protein, with product MKIAEIYKILDEICPFASQEGWDNSGLQVGSFDSEFERIYLSLDLDSELLQNVLPNSLIITHHPLIFKGLKCLDYSLYPSSLIREMVIKNISLISLHTNADLAFLNEKFVTQVLGLEISSKEGFLIYADVNMKFSELCKFVKEKLGLENLRAVHAKDEISKICICTGSGADLMQDVKADAFLTGDLKYHQALYAKENGLNLIDINHYESERYFSDFLAKYLQNLKIEVIISNSKNPFTYC from the coding sequence ATGAAAATAGCTGAAATTTATAAAATCTTAGATGAAATTTGCCCGTTTGCGAGCCAAGAGGGCTGGGATAATAGTGGCCTGCAGGTTGGCTCATTTGACAGCGAATTTGAGCGAATTTATCTAAGCCTTGATCTTGATAGCGAGCTTTTGCAAAATGTCTTACCAAACTCGCTCATTATTACGCATCATCCGCTCATTTTTAAAGGGTTAAAGTGCCTAGACTACAGCCTCTATCCAAGCTCGCTCATAAGAGAGATGGTGATAAAAAATATCTCGCTCATCTCACTTCACACAAATGCCGATCTTGCATTTTTAAATGAAAAATTTGTAACGCAGGTTTTGGGGCTTGAAATTTCAAGCAAAGAGGGCTTTTTGATCTACGCTGATGTGAATATGAAATTTAGCGAGCTTTGTAAATTTGTAAAAGAAAAACTTGGGCTAGAAAATTTAAGAGCCGTTCATGCAAAAGATGAAATTTCTAAAATTTGTATCTGTACTGGAAGTGGCGCAGATCTCATGCAAGATGTCAAAGCAGACGCCTTTTTAACGGGCGATCTAAAGTATCACCAAGCCCTTTATGCAAAGGAAAATGGACTAAATTTGATCGACATAAACCACTATGAAAGCGAGCGTTATTTTAGTGATTTTTTAGCAAAATATTTGCAAAATCTAAAAATTGAAGTTATAATAAGCAATTCTAAAAACCCATTTACATATTGCTAA
- a CDS encoding zinc ribbon domain-containing protein has translation MNKYLQQLVELSDLDKQIDGFTPRIQEVEKAYKSIEEECETIAVNAERLDEEVNDLKSQKSGTNAHIAEFSAKIKDVAKKSSSAKGEKEIKALGLEEDIAKEQLEAANEEIARLEKLIDNKNAQKDELNAKKTELEGNLEKIKSEVSSELEKIEKERKEVYAKKDKLVAAMNQKILAFYEKIRKWAHNTAVVPVKKQACYGCFMQINDKTFSAVVKGEDIVTCPHCGRILYKQEQ, from the coding sequence ATGAATAAATATTTACAACAATTAGTTGAATTATCTGATCTTGACAAACAAATAGACGGCTTCACGCCGCGTATACAAGAAGTAGAAAAAGCCTATAAAAGCATAGAAGAAGAGTGTGAAACTATAGCGGTTAATGCAGAAAGACTTGACGAAGAGGTAAATGATCTAAAATCACAAAAATCAGGCACAAACGCCCATATCGCAGAATTTAGCGCCAAGATCAAAGACGTAGCCAAAAAAAGCTCGAGCGCTAAAGGCGAAAAAGAGATAAAAGCGCTAGGTCTAGAAGAAGATATCGCAAAAGAGCAGCTTGAAGCAGCAAACGAAGAGATCGCTAGACTTGAAAAACTAATAGACAATAAAAATGCTCAAAAAGATGAGCTAAATGCTAAAAAAACAGAGCTTGAAGGAAATTTAGAAAAGATAAAAAGCGAGGTTTCCTCTGAGCTTGAAAAGATCGAAAAAGAGCGCAAAGAGGTATATGCTAAAAAAGATAAACTTGTCGCTGCGATGAATCAAAAGATATTAGCATTTTACGAAAAGATCAGAAAATGGGCTCACAACACAGCCGTTGTGCCTGTTAAAAAACAAGCTTGCTATGGTTGCTTTATGCAGATAAATGATAAAACTTTCTCTGCGGTTGTAAAAGGCGAAGATATCGTCACTTGCCCGCATTGTGGCAGAATTTTGTATAAACAAGAGCAATAA
- the waaA gene encoding lipid IV(A) 3-deoxy-D-manno-octulosonic acid transferase — MIIIYYFLASILYFFGAIFLLLLSFKKKYRRSIPARFFIFNNPKFQDADVHFHACSFGEVQALKPLMQKFDSKAISVVTNTGFEAASKICSNTRFLPFEIFLPFWLKKSKILVIFEAELWLMLVFMAKLKGSRVILINARISDRSYKSYLKFGFFYKYLFKFIDTIYAQSELDKERLKSLGAGKIEVVGNIKAAFLPSVSKIYEKPKARVIVLASTHAGEEEMILDNLNLKENDLLIIAPRHPERFAEVEKLASDYAKKHDFSFAKFSQTHKFDAKVNLLDTLGELVNVYAISDIVVLGGSFVPNIGGHNPIECAKFNPVIISGEFIFNQKALFGLVENIYIAKASEIGGIMGSDAKKSKITVQASADAIIEDIRSTL; from the coding sequence GTGATAATAATATATTATTTTTTAGCCTCAATACTCTATTTTTTTGGGGCTATTTTTCTACTTTTATTAAGTTTTAAAAAAAAGTATCGCAGATCGATCCCAGCACGTTTTTTTATCTTTAATAACCCCAAATTTCAAGACGCAGATGTGCATTTTCACGCTTGCTCGTTTGGCGAGGTGCAAGCGCTTAAGCCTTTGATGCAAAAATTTGACAGCAAGGCCATAAGCGTGGTGACAAATACTGGCTTTGAAGCGGCAAGTAAAATTTGTTCTAACACAAGATTTTTGCCATTTGAAATTTTCTTGCCATTTTGGTTAAAAAAGAGCAAAATTTTAGTCATTTTTGAGGCAGAACTTTGGCTTATGCTAGTTTTTATGGCGAAGCTAAAAGGCAGCCGCGTGATCCTTATAAACGCAAGAATTTCAGATAGAAGCTACAAAAGTTATTTAAAATTTGGTTTTTTTTACAAATATCTTTTTAAATTTATAGATACAATTTACGCCCAAAGCGAGCTTGATAAAGAGAGGCTAAAGTCGCTTGGAGCTGGCAAAATAGAGGTCGTTGGCAACATAAAAGCTGCATTTTTGCCAAGCGTGAGTAAAATTTATGAAAAGCCAAAAGCTAGGGTGATAGTACTAGCAAGCACGCATGCGGGCGAAGAAGAGATGATTTTAGATAATTTAAATTTAAAAGAAAACGATCTATTAATCATCGCACCACGCCATCCTGAGAGATTTGCAGAGGTGGAAAAGCTAGCTAGCGACTACGCTAAAAAGCATGATTTTAGCTTTGCTAAATTTAGCCAAACGCATAAATTTGATGCTAAAGTAAATTTGCTTGATACTTTAGGCGAGCTTGTAAATGTCTATGCCATTAGCGATATAGTCGTGCTTGGAGGCAGTTTTGTGCCAAATATCGGCGGGCATAATCCAATCGAGTGCGCTAAATTTAACCCAGTGATAATTAGCGGCGAGTTTATATTTAACCAAAAGGCGTTATTTGGCTTAGTTGAAAACATCTACATCGCAAAAGCAAGCGAGATCGGCGGCATAATGGGTAGTGACGCCAAAAAGAGCAAGATCACCGTGCAAGCAAGCGCTGATGCGATCATAGAAGATATAAGGAGCACTTTATGA
- a CDS encoding RluA family pseudouridine synthase yields the protein MSEEKAYKILAKQKNISNNEAKELIDSGLVYAKGQKVMIARALMSENTKFNVEDMPKPSVIFEDENLIAINKPAAITSEKISQMYKFPLLHRLDKDTSGVLLLVKNDEFASLAINEFKKMKVEKIYVAAVRGIMSEEVVVNEPILTIKNKNGAISKISKDGKEAISEISPLMVVGKKTLVKVAIKTGRTHQIRVHLASLNLPIVGDEKYGKNRANRMFLHAYSIALLNYKFKAPIPKEFNSLGFEISNKFEI from the coding sequence ATGAGTGAAGAAAAAGCGTATAAAATTTTAGCCAAACAAAAAAATATCTCAAACAACGAGGCAAAGGAGCTAATCGACAGCGGACTAGTCTATGCCAAGGGGCAAAAGGTGATGATAGCTCGTGCCTTGATGAGTGAAAATACTAAATTTAACGTCGAAGATATGCCAAAGCCAAGCGTTATCTTTGAAGATGAAAATTTAATAGCCATCAATAAACCAGCTGCAATAACTAGTGAAAAAATCAGCCAAATGTATAAATTTCCACTCCTTCATAGGCTAGATAAAGACACAAGCGGCGTGCTGCTTCTTGTAAAAAATGATGAATTTGCAAGCCTTGCCATAAATGAGTTTAAAAAGATGAAGGTTGAGAAAATTTACGTGGCCGCAGTTAGGGGCATCATGAGCGAGGAGGTTGTCGTAAATGAGCCGATCTTAACGATAAAAAATAAAAATGGCGCCATTTCGAAGATATCAAAAGATGGCAAAGAGGCGATCAGTGAAATTTCACCGCTCATGGTTGTGGGCAAAAAAACGCTGGTAAAAGTTGCCATAAAAACAGGTAGGACGCATCAGATAAGGGTGCATTTGGCTAGTTTAAATTTACCTATCGTTGGCGATGAGAAATACGGCAAAAATAGAGCAAATAGAATGTTTTTACATGCTTATTCTATCGCGCTTTTAAATTATAAATTCAAAGCGCCGATTCCAAAAGAATTTAACTCTCTTGGATTTGAGATATCTAATAAATTTGAAATTTAA
- the ffh gene encoding signal recognition particle protein, with amino-acid sequence MFEQISESFRLAVSKIRFVDDEKALKNALDVLKKALLKADVHHKVTKDLLASIESELKQTGVGQKNFLDAIKSNLTTILTAPGNQGFVYAPVAPTIVLMAGLQGSGKTTTTIKLANYLKLRKKKVLVAACDLQRLAAVEQLRQLCVANEIDLFYIENENNPIKVAKEALEKAKSGLYDVLLVDTAGRLAIDEKLMQEIKDVKNAINPHEIFYVADAMSGQDAVKTATSFNEILGISGVILSKFDSDSKGGVAISIAKQLNIPLRFVGTGEKVADIESFIPDRIVSRIMGEGDLATLVEKTSTIIDEKEAKRLNQKIKKGQFNFNDFLDQMESVKKLGSMKSLMGMIPGLSGLANQIKDIDLDNSKEILHIKAMINSMTQKERENPDLLNNSRKRRLAAGSGLSQVEVNRFLKQFENASKLAKKFSGKGGAKGLANMLSQVNLKRPV; translated from the coding sequence GTGTTCGAACAAATTAGCGAGTCTTTTAGATTAGCCGTTAGTAAGATACGTTTTGTAGATGACGAGAAAGCTCTAAAAAACGCACTTGACGTGCTTAAAAAAGCTCTTTTAAAAGCTGATGTTCACCATAAAGTCACCAAAGATCTACTCGCGTCTATCGAAAGCGAACTAAAGCAAACTGGCGTTGGCCAAAAGAATTTCCTAGATGCGATTAAGTCAAATTTAACGACTATCTTAACAGCACCTGGCAACCAAGGCTTTGTCTATGCGCCAGTTGCACCGACTATCGTTTTGATGGCTGGTTTGCAAGGTAGTGGCAAAACAACAACAACTATCAAGCTTGCAAACTATCTAAAACTAAGAAAGAAAAAAGTTTTAGTTGCGGCCTGCGACTTGCAAAGATTAGCGGCGGTTGAGCAGCTAAGACAGCTCTGCGTTGCAAACGAGATCGATCTTTTTTATATAGAAAATGAAAACAACCCTATAAAAGTAGCAAAAGAGGCACTAGAAAAGGCAAAAAGTGGCCTTTATGATGTACTTTTGGTGGATACTGCTGGCCGTCTTGCGATCGATGAAAAGTTGATGCAAGAGATAAAAGATGTAAAAAATGCGATAAATCCACATGAAATTTTCTATGTGGCTGACGCCATGAGTGGTCAAGACGCCGTAAAGACAGCTACAAGTTTTAATGAAATTTTAGGAATTTCTGGAGTTATTCTTTCTAAATTTGACTCTGACTCAAAGGGTGGCGTAGCTATTAGTATCGCTAAACAGCTAAATATCCCACTAAGATTTGTTGGTACTGGTGAGAAAGTAGCTGATATCGAGAGCTTTATACCAGACCGCATCGTAAGTCGTATAATGGGCGAGGGTGACTTAGCCACTTTGGTTGAGAAAACATCGACTATTATAGATGAGAAAGAGGCAAAACGCCTAAATCAAAAGATAAAAAAAGGCCAGTTTAATTTTAATGACTTTTTAGATCAAATGGAAAGCGTTAAAAAGCTTGGTAGTATGAAATCTTTGATGGGGATGATACCTGGACTTTCAGGACTTGCAAATCAGATAAAAGATATAGATCTTGATAATTCAAAAGAAATTTTGCATATTAAGGCTATGATAAATTCTATGACGCAAAAAGAGCGTGAAAATCCAGACCTTTTAAACAATAGCAGAAAAAGGCGTTTAGCAGCTGGCTCTGGACTATCTCAAGTAGAGGTAAATCGCTTTTTAAAGCAGTTTGAAAATGCCTCAAAGCTTGCTAAGAAATTTTCAGGAAAAGGCGGAGCAAAAGGACTTGCAAATATGCTTTCTCAAGTAAATTTAAAAAGACCTGTTTGA
- the rpsP gene encoding 30S ribosomal protein S16 yields the protein MATVVRLTRMGRKKRPFYRIVVTDSRKRRDSGWIESIGYYNPMVEPNVINFNKERLDYWKSVGAKLSDRVAQITK from the coding sequence ATGGCAACAGTAGTAAGACTAACAAGAATGGGACGTAAAAAAAGACCTTTTTATCGTATAGTTGTTACAGATAGCAGAAAAAGACGCGATAGCGGTTGGATAGAGAGCATTGGTTATTACAACCCTATGGTTGAGCCAAATGTTATAAATTTCAACAAAGAGAGATTGGATTACTGGAAAAGCGTCGGTGCTAAACTTAGCGACAGAGTTGCGCAAATTACAAAATAA
- a CDS encoding KH domain-containing protein, with protein MVENFLYEYAKLIADFPEKVTIERQELGENFVEIIISADKVDTGKLIGKDGKMINAIKTVIIGCKAKDNTSYRVTVKAIE; from the coding sequence ATGGTTGAAAATTTTTTATACGAATACGCCAAGCTGATAGCTGATTTTCCTGAAAAGGTAACTATTGAGCGTCAAGAGCTTGGTGAAAATTTTGTCGAGATCATTATAAGTGCCGATAAGGTTGATACCGGAAAGCTTATCGGTAAAGACGGCAAAATGATAAATGCCATAAAGACCGTTATTATCGGCTGTAAAGCCAAAGACAATACAAGTTATAGAGTAACGGTAAAAGCTATTGAATAG
- the rimM gene encoding ribosome maturation factor RimM (Essential for efficient processing of 16S rRNA): MNSDIVEVATIGRCVGLKGYLKLHNKSDFPEQFKKGAIFFDKNNDQLIIKDYNRQKELVLFENFDDLDLAKTLVNRTIYTTKELTRKNCKLKKDEFFQFDIIGLKVVENGEILGIVEDIQDNFANSLLYIKTDEELIVDGKPKNFYIPYLEHFIETVNLESGEILVKGARDILENS, encoded by the coding sequence TTGAATAGTGATATTGTTGAAGTCGCTACCATCGGGAGATGTGTTGGTTTAAAGGGCTATTTAAAGCTTCACAACAAGAGCGACTTCCCAGAACAATTTAAAAAAGGCGCAATCTTTTTTGATAAAAACAATGATCAGCTCATCATAAAAGACTATAATAGGCAAAAAGAGCTGGTTTTGTTTGAAAATTTTGATGACTTAGACCTTGCCAAAACACTCGTAAATAGAACTATCTACACTACAAAAGAGCTCACTAGAAAAAACTGCAAGTTAAAAAAAGATGAATTTTTTCAGTTTGATATTATTGGATTAAAAGTTGTAGAAAATGGTGAAATTTTGGGCATTGTAGAAGATATCCAAGATAATTTTGCAAATTCACTTTTATACATAAAAACAGACGAAGAGCTTATCGTAGACGGCAAACCAAAGAATTTCTACATTCCATATTTGGAGCATTTTATCGAAACTGTAAATTTGGAAAGCGGAGAGATTTTGGTAAAAGGCGCTAGAGATATCTTAGAAAATTCATGA
- the trmD gene encoding tRNA (guanosine(37)-N1)-methyltransferase TrmD, producing the protein MKFTFITLFENLVKPYFCDSILKRAISNKFIEIDFINPRNFTNDKHNKVDDYMIGGGAGLLMFPQPLDESIKFVKEKDKNVHVIFLTPAGKKFNQNDAKRLSKKDHVCFVCSRYEGLDERVVELWADEVFCIGDFILTGGELPALCMSDAISRNVPGVLGNDMSLEVESFEDNLLEAPSFTKPDNFKSIFVVSEFLKGNHAKIHNLKNKMAHCKTRYFRPDLYQKLKPHK; encoded by the coding sequence ATGAAATTTACATTTATTACACTTTTTGAAAATTTAGTCAAACCTTACTTTTGTGATTCTATTTTAAAACGTGCGATTAGTAATAAATTTATAGAAATTGATTTTATAAATCCAAGAAATTTTACCAACGATAAGCATAATAAAGTTGATGATTACATGATCGGAGGCGGAGCAGGGCTTTTGATGTTTCCACAGCCTTTGGATGAGTCGATCAAATTTGTAAAAGAAAAAGATAAAAATGTTCACGTGATCTTTTTGACACCAGCTGGTAAAAAATTTAACCAAAATGACGCAAAAAGACTTTCCAAAAAAGATCATGTTTGCTTTGTTTGCAGCAGATATGAAGGTCTTGATGAGAGAGTTGTTGAGCTTTGGGCGGACGAAGTTTTTTGCATAGGTGATTTTATTTTAACTGGCGGAGAGCTTCCAGCGCTTTGTATGAGTGACGCGATATCAAGAAACGTGCCTGGTGTTTTAGGAAACGACATGAGCCTTGAAGTAGAGAGCTTTGAGGACAATCTACTTGAAGCTCCATCTTTTACAAAACCTGATAATTTTAAATCTATCTTTGTGGTTTCAGAGTTTTTAAAGGGTAATCATGCTAAAATCCACAATTTAAAAAACAAGATGGCTCACTGCAAAACAAGGTACTTTCGCCCTGATTTATATCAAAAGCTAAAGCCACATAAATAA
- the rplS gene encoding 50S ribosomal protein L19 has product MRNKYIEAFENAQIAGKNIPDFRAGDTLRVATRIHEGDKTRIQNFEGICIARRGSGTGETFIIRKIGANSVGVERIFPIFSDSIEEIKVLRKGRVRRAKLFYLRELRGKAAKIRELRK; this is encoded by the coding sequence ATGAGAAATAAATACATTGAAGCGTTTGAAAATGCTCAAATTGCTGGTAAGAATATCCCTGACTTCCGTGCAGGTGATACATTGCGTGTGGCTACTCGTATTCATGAGGGCGACAAAACAAGAATTCAAAATTTTGAAGGCATTTGTATAGCTAGACGTGGTAGCGGTACTGGCGAAACATTTATTATCAGAAAAATCGGTGCTAATAGTGTTGGTGTTGAGAGAATTTTCCCAATATTTAGCGACTCTATAGAAGAGATAAAGGTTCTTAGAAAAGGTCGTGTTAGAAGAGCTAAACTATTCTATCTACGCGAACTACGCGGTAAAGCAGCTAAGATCCGCGAACTTAGAAAATAA
- a CDS encoding ComEA family DNA-binding protein encodes MKKILISLAAIASLAMAAINLNTATKEELMSLDGIGSAKADAIIEYRKANKFNSIDDLKNVNGIGDKTFDNLKGEISTTGKSEVSEKAKASKKKMDEAKDEMKEKISDKKDKFKKKASKSKEELTSNKEGETSISEKAKDEKDKVVDKVKEKKEKAASKAKSKKEKLKEKLEK; translated from the coding sequence ATGAAAAAGATTTTGATTTCACTTGCAGCTATTGCATCTTTGGCTATGGCAGCAATCAATCTAAACACAGCTACTAAAGAGGAGCTTATGAGCCTTGATGGCATTGGCAGTGCGAAAGCAGATGCGATCATTGAGTATAGAAAAGCAAATAAATTTAACTCAATCGACGATCTCAAAAATGTAAATGGCATCGGCGATAAAACTTTTGATAACCTAAAGGGTGAAATTTCTACTACTGGCAAGAGCGAAGTAAGCGAAAAAGCAAAAGCTAGTAAGAAGAAAATGGATGAGGCAAAAGACGAGATGAAAGAAAAAATTTCTGATAAAAAAGATAAATTTAAAAAGAAAGCTTCTAAAAGTAAAGAAGAGCTAACTTCTAACAAAGAAGGTGAAACTAGCATAAGTGAAAAAGCAAAAGATGAAAAAGATAAAGTTGTTGATAAAGTAAAAGAAAAGAAAGAAAAAGCCGCTTCAAAAGCTAAATCTAAAAAAGAAAAACTTAAAGAGAAACTAGAGAAATAA
- the lepB gene encoding signal peptidase I codes for MKIFFIKFTLSIIVVFIVTQVFFLRIYFVPTSSMEPTYKIDSVIVATLFDYGILNPYSPFSQTPLISSKADNGHILDSTARPERGEVIIFRNPLSPKTHLMKRVFAVGGDEVRFACDGLYLKRPQDKEFIFDPYKEQFAGIHYDEDSVIIFNTLEHEYQKELKETLNDADTSEIPSSKSNFDTQDCQNAFIWKLEKDTFFMVGDNRNHSFDSRFFGAIPYKFLVGKARWQVF; via the coding sequence ATGAAAATTTTTTTTATAAAATTTACACTTAGTATCATTGTAGTATTTATTGTAACACAAGTGTTTTTCTTAAGGATATACTTTGTTCCAACAAGCTCAATGGAACCAACATATAAGATTGATTCGGTTATAGTTGCAACTCTTTTTGACTACGGTATATTAAACCCATATAGCCCTTTCTCGCAGACACCTCTTATATCATCAAAAGCCGATAATGGGCACATATTAGATTCTACTGCTCGTCCAGAGCGTGGAGAAGTGATAATTTTTAGAAATCCACTAAGTCCAAAAACTCACCTTATGAAACGCGTCTTTGCTGTTGGCGGTGACGAGGTTCGGTTCGCTTGCGATGGTCTTTATTTAAAACGTCCGCAAGATAAAGAATTTATTTTTGATCCGTATAAAGAACAATTTGCGGGCATACACTATGATGAAGATAGTGTAATAATATTTAATACCTTAGAACATGAGTATCAAAAAGAGTTAAAAGAAACTCTTAATGACGCAGATACTTCAGAAATACCTTCATCTAAATCAAATTTTGATACTCAAGATTGTCAAAATGCTTTTATATGGAAGTTAGAAAAAGATACGTTTTTCATGGTTGGCGACAACCGTAATCACTCTTTTGATAGTCGTTTTTTTGGAGCAATTCCGTACAAATTTTTAGTTGGTAAAGCTAGATGGCAAGTATTTTGA